A stretch of the Bradyrhizobium sp. CCBAU 53351 genome encodes the following:
- a CDS encoding CaiB/BaiF CoA-transferase family protein, which yields MGPLKGVKVVDMTTVLMGPYATQMLGDYGAEIIKVESLDGDVTRLIGPMRHAGMGPVFLNTNRSKRSICLDLKKPTGREVVLRLLKDADVLVYNVRPQAMARLQLGYDVVSAINPRLVYAGVFGFGQDGPYAAKPAYDDLIQGATALPALMAQTGDGVPRYVPNALVDRIVGLTAVGAICASLVHRDRTGRGQRLDIPMFETMAGFVMGDHMAGLTYEPPLDKGGYARHLSRDRRPYKTSDGYLSVIVYNDKQWENFFKATGRDDLRADAKFATFAGRAANIDVVYAELARIFETRPTAEWIDLLTKADVPVMPMHDLGSILHDPHLEATNFFPVVTHPTEGPIRSMKVTASWSETEAEPVRLAPRLNEHGAEILREIGYSADEIAAMVRDGVTRAAPE from the coding sequence ATGGGGCCGCTGAAGGGCGTCAAGGTCGTCGACATGACCACCGTGCTGATGGGGCCCTATGCGACCCAGATGCTCGGCGACTATGGCGCCGAAATCATCAAGGTGGAATCGCTCGACGGCGACGTCACCCGGCTGATCGGCCCGATGCGCCACGCCGGCATGGGCCCGGTGTTTCTCAACACCAATCGCAGCAAGCGCTCGATCTGTCTCGACCTGAAGAAGCCCACGGGACGCGAGGTCGTGCTGAGGCTGCTGAAGGACGCCGACGTCCTCGTCTACAACGTCCGCCCGCAGGCGATGGCGCGGTTGCAGCTGGGCTACGACGTCGTCTCCGCCATCAATCCGCGCCTGGTCTATGCCGGCGTGTTCGGCTTCGGCCAGGACGGGCCGTACGCGGCAAAACCCGCCTATGACGATCTGATCCAGGGTGCCACGGCTCTGCCGGCGCTGATGGCGCAGACCGGCGACGGCGTGCCGCGCTACGTGCCGAATGCGCTGGTCGACCGCATCGTCGGCCTCACCGCCGTCGGCGCGATCTGCGCCAGCCTCGTCCATCGTGACCGCACCGGGCGCGGCCAGCGTCTGGACATTCCGATGTTCGAGACCATGGCCGGCTTCGTCATGGGCGACCATATGGCCGGCCTCACTTACGAGCCGCCGCTCGACAAGGGCGGCTATGCCCGCCACCTCTCGCGCGACCGCCGCCCTTACAAGACCTCGGACGGCTATCTCAGCGTCATCGTCTACAACGACAAGCAGTGGGAGAATTTCTTCAAGGCGACGGGACGCGACGACCTGCGCGCCGATGCGAAATTCGCGACCTTCGCCGGCCGCGCCGCCAACATCGACGTCGTCTATGCCGAGCTTGCCCGCATCTTCGAGACGCGCCCCACGGCCGAATGGATCGACCTGCTGACCAAGGCCGACGTCCCCGTCATGCCGATGCACGACCTCGGCTCGATCCTGCACGATCCGCATCTGGAGGCGACGAATTTCTTCCCGGTCGTGACCCACCCGACGGAGGGGCCAATCCGCAGCATGAAGGTGACGGCAAGCTGGTCGGAGACCGAAGCCGAGCCGGTGCGGCTGGCACCGCGACTGAATGAGCACGGCGCGGAGATCCTTCGCGAGATCGGCTACTCGGCCGATGAGATCGCCGCCATGGTGCGCGACGGCGTCACGCGCGCGGCGCCGGAGTAG
- a CDS encoding thiolase family protein yields MSFITGVGLTPFGRHEGASSLDLMSKAAQAALDDAGLKRSEIDGILCGYSTVSPHIMLATVFAEHFGIRPSYAHAVQVGGATGLAMTMLAHHLVEAGVARHVLVVAGENRLTGQSRDASIQALAQVGHPDYEVPLGPTIPAYYGLVANRYMHEYGVTEEDLAEFAVLMRAHACTHPGAQFHDPITIADVMASKPVAMPLKLLDCCPVSDGGAAFVISRERTGDAGVRIRGCAQAHTHQHVTAAPALSELGAEISIARAKQATGLAISDVRYAAIYDSFTITLAMLLEDLGLAVRGEAAAQVRAGHFGRDGAMPLNTHGGLLSYGHCGVGGAMAHLVEAHLQMTGRAANRQVRDASIALLHGDGGVLSSHVSMFLERVR; encoded by the coding sequence ATGAGCTTCATCACCGGCGTAGGCCTCACGCCCTTCGGCAGACACGAAGGCGCATCCTCGCTCGACCTGATGAGCAAGGCCGCGCAAGCCGCGCTCGACGATGCCGGGCTGAAGCGCAGCGAGATCGACGGCATCCTCTGCGGCTATTCCACGGTCTCACCGCACATCATGCTCGCGACCGTCTTCGCCGAACATTTCGGTATCCGCCCGTCTTACGCCCACGCCGTGCAGGTCGGCGGCGCCACCGGGCTCGCGATGACGATGCTGGCGCATCATCTCGTGGAAGCCGGCGTTGCGCGCCACGTACTCGTCGTCGCCGGCGAGAACCGTCTCACCGGGCAGAGCCGCGACGCCTCGATCCAGGCGCTGGCGCAGGTCGGCCATCCCGATTACGAGGTGCCGCTCGGGCCGACCATTCCCGCCTATTACGGCCTCGTCGCAAACCGCTACATGCACGAATACGGCGTGACCGAAGAAGATCTCGCTGAATTCGCCGTGCTGATGCGCGCGCACGCCTGCACCCATCCCGGCGCGCAATTCCACGATCCCATCACGATTGCCGACGTCATGGCCTCCAAGCCGGTGGCGATGCCGCTCAAGCTGCTCGATTGCTGCCCGGTGTCCGACGGCGGCGCGGCCTTCGTCATCAGCCGCGAGCGGACCGGGGACGCGGGCGTGCGCATCCGCGGTTGCGCCCAGGCGCATACGCATCAGCATGTCACGGCCGCGCCGGCGCTGAGTGAACTCGGTGCCGAGATTTCGATCGCGCGCGCCAAGCAGGCCACGGGCCTAGCGATCTCCGATGTCCGCTACGCCGCGATCTACGACAGTTTCACCATCACGCTCGCGATGCTGCTGGAAGACCTCGGCCTTGCCGTTCGGGGCGAGGCGGCGGCGCAGGTGCGTGCGGGTCATTTCGGCCGCGATGGTGCGATGCCGTTGAACACCCATGGCGGGCTGCTCAGCTATGGCCATTGCGGTGTCGGCGGCGCGATGGCGCATCTGGTCGAGGCGCATTTGCAGATGACGGGGCGGGCGGCGAATCGCCAGGTGCGCGACGCCTCGATCGCCCTGTTGCATGGCGACGGCGGTGTGCTGTCGTCGCACGTCAGCATGTTCCTGGAGCGCGTGCGATGA
- a CDS encoding Zn-ribbon domain-containing OB-fold protein: MSEPVADWTEGEEAITYQACTSCGHVQYFHRAFCAACGESNPRELRASGKGRVYATSLVCRAATPETRAHVPYNILLVDCAEGFRMMAHGENDLAIGDSVVASFKLFAGKLVPFFAKQK; the protein is encoded by the coding sequence ATGAGTGAGCCTGTGGCAGACTGGACCGAGGGCGAGGAGGCCATCACCTACCAGGCCTGCACCTCATGCGGGCATGTGCAATATTTTCACCGCGCCTTCTGCGCGGCGTGCGGCGAATCGAATCCGCGCGAGCTGCGCGCCAGCGGCAAGGGTAGAGTTTACGCCACCTCGCTGGTCTGCCGCGCCGCTACGCCCGAGACGCGGGCGCACGTGCCCTACAACATCCTGCTGGTCGATTGCGCCGAGGGATTTCGCATGATGGCGCACGGCGAGAATGACCTCGCCATCGGCGATTCGGTCGTTGCGAGCTTCAAGCTGTTCGCCGGAAAGCTCGTGCCGTTCTTCGCCAAACAGAAATAG
- a CDS encoding carboxymuconolactone decarboxylase family protein: protein MARIPYSDPSKASDRTREILEKNRNANIFRMMSHSPSYFEQYCRLGGAIRHKGELDPVVRELAITRTGILCEAPYEIVAHKRIGKNVGVTDEQNEALENWQAATCFNEVQRAALAFTDEIVKLKKPTDVTFKAIASKLTPAALVELQLSVGFYIMTSKFLETFEIDLQPVTEVVG, encoded by the coding sequence ATGGCCCGCATTCCGTACAGCGACCCGTCCAAGGCATCAGACCGCACCCGCGAGATCCTCGAAAAGAACCGCAATGCCAATATCTTCCGCATGATGTCGCACTCGCCGAGCTATTTCGAGCAGTACTGCCGGCTCGGGGGCGCGATCCGCCACAAGGGCGAGCTCGATCCTGTCGTCCGCGAGCTCGCGATCACCCGCACCGGCATCTTGTGCGAGGCGCCGTACGAGATCGTCGCGCACAAGCGCATCGGCAAGAATGTCGGCGTCACTGACGAGCAGAACGAGGCGCTCGAGAATTGGCAGGCCGCGACCTGCTTCAACGAGGTGCAGCGCGCCGCGCTCGCCTTCACCGACGAGATCGTGAAGCTGAAGAAGCCGACCGATGTGACCTTCAAGGCGATCGCGTCGAAGCTGACGCCGGCCGCGCTGGTCGAGCTGCAGCTCTCGGTCGGCTTCTACATCATGACCTCGAAATTCCTGGAGACTTTCGAGATCGACCTTCAGCCTGTTACCGAAGTGGTGGGCTGA
- a CDS encoding nucleoside triphosphate pyrophosphohydrolase family protein has product MTIDEYAAWAATIAKVDEHPSNERLSYLGLGLAGESGEVADHIKKLLRDDWLDKAGLVDELGDVIYYWACLCAATGQQPSELLEASARKIKRRLSEAASR; this is encoded by the coding sequence ATGACGATCGACGAATATGCGGCCTGGGCTGCGACCATCGCGAAGGTCGATGAGCATCCGTCCAACGAGCGGTTGTCCTATCTCGGTCTCGGCCTCGCCGGTGAATCCGGCGAGGTCGCCGACCACATCAAGAAGCTGCTGCGCGACGACTGGCTCGACAAGGCGGGTCTGGTCGATGAGCTCGGCGATGTCATCTATTACTGGGCCTGCCTGTGCGCGGCCACCGGCCAGCAGCCGTCCGAGCTGCTGGAAGCCAGCGCAAGGAAGATCAAGCGGCGGCTGAGCGAGGCGGCGAGCCGCTGA
- the glsA gene encoding glutaminase A: MTPLSPLATAWTRSKPPLLRFLDNCLNEFSAETSGSVADYIPELSKADPAYFGISLATLDGHVYEVGDSRVPFTIQSMSKPFVFALALDLLGAGKVESAIGVEPSGDPFNSIRLNAENHPFNPMVNAGAIACTGLIYDSKGAEAFERIRLALGRFAGRDLDVDEAVYASESQTGDRNRAIAYLLKTNAVISDNVAAVLDVYFRQCAVLVTARDIAVMAATLANRGVNPVTGEQVLTPYAISRALSVMTSSGMYDYAGEWIYRIGIPAKSGVGGGILAALPARLGLGSYSPKLDKHGNSVRGIKVCEALSAHYDLHMLNRSDDARNAVIADYDIGKSPSRRVRRAQEREILAAHDQAVRVIELVGVLSLSAVDYVTRRLAGQPRPQIVVFDLHRVTSTTRAGARLVAEAFEELAALNVTVVLSGVRRASREWDSLREWTAELKNVRDFYLLDTAIEWAEDQIVYRYGGSIDFHETTELAEQPLLEGLNEEELTDLASICTIRTFQAGAKIITTGDPASSLFFLRSGAVHVTLPDGVRLATLTAGMAFGEMALLETTRSADVFADMAATAFEVPLKDFERFRKQHPHASERVMRNLAQLLADRLIVANAKVDILTST, from the coding sequence ATGACACCTCTCTCGCCTCTTGCCACCGCCTGGACCCGCTCGAAGCCGCCTTTGCTGCGGTTTCTGGACAATTGCCTCAACGAATTCTCTGCCGAAACCTCGGGCAGTGTCGCCGATTACATTCCCGAGCTGAGCAAGGCCGACCCTGCCTATTTTGGCATCAGCCTGGCTACGCTGGACGGCCATGTCTATGAGGTCGGCGATTCCAGGGTGCCCTTCACCATCCAATCGATGTCAAAACCGTTCGTGTTCGCGCTGGCGCTGGACCTGCTCGGCGCCGGCAAGGTTGAGAGCGCGATCGGTGTCGAGCCCTCCGGCGATCCCTTCAACTCGATCCGGCTCAATGCGGAGAACCATCCGTTCAACCCGATGGTCAATGCCGGCGCGATCGCCTGCACCGGGCTGATCTACGACAGCAAGGGCGCGGAGGCCTTCGAGCGAATCCGGCTCGCCCTCGGCCGCTTTGCCGGACGCGATCTGGATGTGGACGAAGCCGTCTACGCCTCCGAAAGCCAGACCGGCGACCGCAACCGCGCGATCGCGTATCTGCTCAAGACCAACGCGGTGATCTCAGACAACGTCGCCGCGGTGCTCGACGTCTATTTCCGGCAATGCGCCGTGCTGGTGACCGCACGCGACATCGCGGTGATGGCGGCAACGCTGGCCAATCGCGGCGTCAATCCGGTCACGGGCGAGCAGGTGCTGACGCCATACGCGATCTCGCGCGCGCTCTCGGTGATGACCTCGTCGGGCATGTACGACTATGCCGGCGAATGGATCTACCGGATCGGCATTCCCGCCAAGAGCGGCGTCGGCGGCGGCATCCTGGCGGCGCTGCCCGCTCGACTCGGTCTCGGCAGTTACTCGCCAAAGCTCGACAAGCACGGCAACAGCGTGCGCGGCATCAAGGTCTGCGAGGCGCTGTCGGCGCATTACGACCTGCACATGCTCAACCGCAGCGACGATGCCCGCAACGCCGTCATCGCCGATTACGATATCGGCAAGAGCCCGTCGCGCCGCGTGCGCCGGGCGCAGGAGCGCGAGATCCTGGCCGCGCACGACCAGGCAGTACGCGTGATCGAGCTGGTCGGCGTGCTGTCCTTGTCCGCGGTCGACTACGTGACGCGCAGGCTGGCGGGGCAACCGCGGCCGCAGATCGTCGTGTTCGACCTGCATCGCGTCACCTCGACCACCCGCGCCGGGGCGCGGCTCGTTGCCGAAGCGTTCGAGGAGCTTGCCGCACTGAATGTCACGGTCGTGCTGTCCGGCGTCAGGCGTGCGTCCAGGGAATGGGACTCTTTGCGCGAATGGACCGCCGAACTGAAGAACGTCCGCGACTTCTACCTGCTAGATACCGCGATCGAATGGGCGGAAGACCAGATTGTCTACCGCTATGGCGGCTCGATCGATTTCCACGAGACCACCGAGCTTGCCGAGCAGCCGCTGCTCGAAGGCCTCAACGAAGAAGAGCTGACGGATCTCGCCTCGATCTGCACGATCCGGACCTTTCAGGCCGGCGCGAAGATCATCACCACGGGCGATCCCGCCTCCTCCCTGTTCTTCCTGCGCAGCGGCGCGGTGCATGTCACGCTGCCCGACGGCGTGCGGCTGGCGACGCTGACCGCCGGCATGGCCTTCGGCGAGATGGCGCTGCTGGAGACGACGCGCTCGGCCGACGTGTTCGCCGACATGGCGGCGACCGCGTTCGAGGTCCCGCTGAAGGATTTTGAGCGTTTCCGCAAGCAGCACCCGCACGCCAGCGAGCGCGTCATGCGAAATCTCGCGCAGCTGCTTGCCGACCGCCTGATCGTCGCCAATGCGAAGGTGGATATTCTGACGTCGACGTGA
- a CDS encoding TRAP transporter permease, with protein sequence MPSASTSTAPQDAPKRIVFDDPHGAAANMQEAEVTRVRALRGAWRWMLVAATAATILLCINQQFSLRFFVGYTQLNTEYFYLLIALMLPFTFLIFPGTERAPLDRIPWYDLVLFVVTFAAALLLMSNVRKAAEAGWEFGGAPNNVIAAGLVMWVMLMEALRRTGGWSLLLSVLPFTVYPLFAESGWLGPFRGTQSTIEQATAYHVLSGESLLGIPIQAFADTVIGFLVFGTALMMTGAGKFFINLAFALCGTFRGGAAKVCIFASGLLGMMSGSIISNVLTAGTMTIPVMKKSGFRASYAGAIEACASTGAVLAPPVMGATAFVIAQFLNVSYADVALAAIIPAVLYYVGLFMQVDAYAARHKLKGIPRAELPRIMDTIKDGWYYVFVIALLIVMLLYFKRESHAPFYATALLLVLNQFFSKDTRWTFATIGKFLEVNGRTFVELVGILAGCGLLIGAFSMTGVVSSLANDLLHIAGDNPFLLLAMCALTSLILGLGLTTTACYIFLAILVAPALEKLGLNRMAVHMFIFYWGMLSSITPPVAIASFAAAGIAGSPAMKTGWESMWVGSIIYFLPFFFVLNPALVLQGPSPYLAGFGLMGLAAFGTLFICGGIQGYQPFVGDLRGTGSLEWPIRVLLVIGGFVVATPGGGIMPLSQLQVTLLGLAILAPTALLALLLVRRQTMVPHGLRAP encoded by the coding sequence ATGCCTTCTGCTTCCACCTCCACCGCCCCGCAAGACGCGCCCAAGCGGATTGTGTTCGACGATCCGCACGGTGCCGCCGCTAACATGCAGGAAGCGGAGGTCACGCGCGTGCGCGCGCTTCGCGGCGCCTGGCGCTGGATGCTGGTGGCCGCGACCGCGGCGACCATCCTGCTCTGCATCAACCAGCAATTCTCGCTGCGATTCTTCGTCGGCTATACCCAGCTCAACACGGAGTATTTCTATCTCCTGATCGCGCTGATGCTGCCGTTCACGTTCCTGATCTTCCCCGGTACCGAGCGCGCGCCGCTCGACCGCATTCCCTGGTATGATCTCGTCCTGTTCGTCGTGACCTTCGCCGCGGCGCTGCTGTTGATGTCGAACGTGCGCAAGGCGGCGGAAGCCGGCTGGGAATTCGGCGGTGCACCGAACAATGTGATCGCCGCCGGGCTCGTGATGTGGGTGATGCTGATGGAAGCGCTGCGCCGCACCGGCGGCTGGAGCCTGCTCTTGAGCGTTCTCCCCTTCACCGTCTACCCGTTGTTTGCGGAGTCCGGCTGGCTCGGACCGTTCCGCGGCACGCAATCGACGATCGAACAGGCGACCGCCTATCACGTGCTGTCGGGCGAGAGCCTGCTTGGGATTCCCATCCAGGCCTTTGCCGACACCGTGATCGGCTTCCTCGTGTTCGGCACCGCGCTGATGATGACCGGCGCCGGAAAGTTCTTCATCAACCTCGCCTTCGCGCTGTGCGGCACCTTCCGCGGCGGCGCGGCAAAAGTCTGCATCTTCGCCAGCGGCCTGCTCGGCATGATGTCCGGCTCGATCATCTCCAACGTGCTGACCGCCGGCACCATGACCATCCCCGTGATGAAGAAGAGCGGTTTTCGCGCCTCCTATGCCGGCGCGATCGAGGCCTGCGCCTCGACCGGCGCGGTGCTGGCGCCCCCGGTGATGGGCGCAACCGCCTTCGTGATCGCGCAGTTCCTCAACGTCAGCTACGCCGACGTCGCGCTCGCCGCGATCATTCCGGCGGTGCTTTACTACGTCGGCCTCTTCATGCAGGTCGACGCCTACGCCGCCCGCCACAAGCTGAAGGGCATTCCGCGCGCCGAGCTGCCGCGCATCATGGATACGATCAAGGACGGCTGGTACTACGTCTTCGTCATCGCGCTCTTGATCGTGATGCTGCTCTACTTCAAGCGCGAGAGCCACGCGCCGTTCTATGCCACCGCGCTGCTGCTGGTGCTCAACCAGTTCTTCTCGAAGGATACGCGCTGGACGTTCGCGACCATCGGCAAATTCCTCGAGGTCAACGGCCGCACCTTCGTCGAGCTCGTCGGTATCCTCGCCGGCTGTGGCCTCCTGATCGGCGCGTTCTCGATGACGGGCGTGGTGTCGAGCCTCGCCAACGACTTGCTGCATATTGCAGGCGACAATCCCTTCCTGCTGCTGGCGATGTGCGCCCTCACCAGCCTGATCCTCGGCCTCGGGCTGACGACGACGGCCTGCTACATCTTCCTCGCCATCCTGGTCGCGCCCGCGCTGGAGAAGCTCGGGCTGAACAGGATGGCGGTGCACATGTTCATCTTCTATTGGGGCATGCTGTCGTCGATCACCCCGCCGGTCGCGATCGCGTCCTTCGCCGCCGCAGGCATCGCCGGCTCCCCGGCGATGAAGACGGGCTGGGAATCGATGTGGGTCGGCAGCATCATCTATTTCCTGCCGTTCTTCTTCGTGCTCAATCCGGCGCTGGTGCTGCAGGGGCCGAGCCCGTATCTGGCCGGGTTCGGCCTGATGGGGCTCGCGGCATTCGGGACGCTGTTCATCTGCGGTGGCATTCAGGGCTACCAGCCCTTCGTCGGTGACTTGCGCGGGACGGGCAGCCTGGAATGGCCGATCCGCGTTCTGCTGGTGATCGGCGGCTTCGTGGTGGCGACGCCTGGCGGCGGGATCATGCCGCTGTCGCAGCTGCAGGTGACGCTGCTGGGACTTGCGATCCTGGCGCCGACGGCTCTGCTCGCCCTGCTGCTGGTCCGGCGGCAGACCATGGTGCCGCACGGGTTGCGCGCTCCCTGA
- a CDS encoding TAXI family TRAP transporter solute-binding subunit — translation MLRGLLILAPALVAGISFASTRYAFAEDVKLPATLTFTAYDTGTAGFNIAVGVGKMMKDKYGTDVRVLPAGNDVARLAPLRAKRAASAAMGSGTYFAQEGVFEFGAKEWGPQPLQILLSTVDCNCGSLGVAADTGVKELKDLKGKRVGFVVGSPALNQNSLAVLAFAGLTQKDVKAVEFASYGAMWKGLINNDVDAAFGTTITGPAKEAETSPRGLIWPPLPAKDKEGWARMQKVGSFFFPQVATCGAGISPEKPVELGNYPYPIFVTYASQPADQVYAMTKAMIVNYDAYKDSAPGAGGLAADRQTKNWVVPVHPGSVKALKEAGQWSDAQEAHNNKLIKRQEVLGAAWADYGKSSPPSDDKAFLAGWMKARAAALAKADMTNGFEE, via the coding sequence ATGCTTCGTGGGCTGCTCATACTCGCGCCTGCCTTGGTGGCAGGCATTTCTTTTGCGTCTACACGCTACGCGTTCGCCGAAGACGTCAAGTTGCCGGCGACATTGACTTTCACCGCCTACGACACCGGAACAGCGGGCTTCAACATCGCCGTCGGCGTCGGCAAGATGATGAAGGACAAATACGGCACCGACGTGCGCGTGCTCCCCGCAGGCAACGACGTCGCGCGCCTTGCGCCGCTGCGTGCCAAGCGCGCGGCATCCGCGGCGATGGGATCGGGCACCTATTTCGCGCAAGAGGGCGTGTTCGAGTTCGGCGCGAAGGAATGGGGCCCGCAGCCGCTGCAGATCCTGCTCTCGACCGTCGACTGCAATTGCGGCTCGCTCGGTGTCGCCGCCGACACCGGCGTGAAGGAGCTGAAAGACCTCAAAGGCAAGCGTGTCGGCTTCGTGGTCGGCTCGCCGGCGTTGAACCAGAACTCGCTTGCCGTGCTCGCCTTCGCCGGCCTGACGCAGAAGGACGTCAAGGCTGTCGAGTTCGCAAGCTACGGCGCGATGTGGAAAGGCCTGATCAACAACGACGTCGATGCCGCCTTCGGCACCACCATCACCGGCCCCGCCAAGGAGGCTGAGACCTCGCCGCGCGGCCTGATCTGGCCGCCGCTGCCCGCGAAGGACAAGGAGGGCTGGGCGCGGATGCAGAAGGTCGGCTCGTTCTTCTTCCCGCAGGTCGCGACCTGTGGCGCCGGCATCTCGCCGGAGAAACCCGTCGAACTCGGCAACTACCCCTACCCGATCTTCGTAACCTACGCGTCGCAGCCGGCCGATCAGGTCTATGCGATGACCAAGGCCATGATCGTGAACTACGACGCCTACAAGGATTCCGCACCGGGCGCCGGCGGCCTCGCCGCCGACCGCCAGACCAAGAACTGGGTGGTGCCGGTGCATCCTGGCTCGGTGAAGGCACTGAAGGAAGCCGGGCAATGGAGCGATGCGCAGGAGGCACACAACAACAAGCTGATCAAGCGGCAGGAGGTACTCGGCGCGGCGTGGGCTGATTACGGCAAGTCCAGTCCGCCGTCGGACGACAAGGCGTTTCTCGCGGGCTGGATGAAGGCGCGCGCGGCTGCGCTTGCGAAGGCTGACATGACGAACGGGTTCGAGGAATAG
- a CDS encoding acetyl-CoA carboxylase biotin carboxyl carrier protein subunit, translated as MPEIKIVTEVAGRVCATPVQVGGTVADGDEIVVVEAMKMEIPVPSPANGTITSLLVKLDDIVAEGQAIAIVAS; from the coding sequence ATGCCAGAAATTAAGATCGTCACCGAAGTCGCGGGACGTGTCTGCGCAACTCCCGTGCAAGTTGGAGGAACCGTTGCGGATGGCGATGAAATTGTGGTGGTCGAAGCGATGAAGATGGAGATACCGGTGCCCTCGCCCGCGAATGGCACGATCACGTCACTTCTGGTGAAACTCGACGACATCGTTGCCGAGGGACAGGCGATCGCGATCGTCGCGAGCTGA
- a CDS encoding IclR family transcriptional regulator gives MGRRSERLSRQGVLAGDAGEGDVIQVVSRAFDVLRCFEGHEARLGNLEISNRCGLPRSTVSRLTHTLTRMGQLVYLPRDQKYRIGPSAVAMSATMMKGAQLRSMIRQRLQDVAEQLPGTVGFVVPDRFHLVYLLFARSATALGLHEGTGSRISMASTAAGAAYTAALSPEVGDAFIAEMEREAPEAAKILKPRIEANRQSLRERGYVTACGLWSPHINGLAVPIWSPQYQTFVVITIGLLSSMYDEERLHAEVAPLMLELGRSLGSLVEGAEGDVFNNRIPRKPVAMAVHNNNKPIHSEGVNELEAGTRRARPARSLRAGDGRR, from the coding sequence ATGGGACGACGATCCGAGCGGTTGAGTAGGCAAGGCGTGCTCGCTGGCGATGCCGGTGAGGGAGATGTCATCCAGGTGGTCTCGCGCGCGTTCGACGTGTTGCGATGCTTCGAGGGCCACGAGGCGAGACTCGGCAATCTCGAGATTTCAAATCGCTGCGGCCTGCCGCGCTCGACGGTGTCGCGGCTCACGCACACGCTGACGCGAATGGGGCAACTGGTTTACCTGCCGCGCGATCAGAAATATCGCATCGGCCCGAGCGCGGTCGCGATGAGCGCGACGATGATGAAGGGCGCGCAGCTGCGCAGCATGATCCGGCAGCGACTGCAGGACGTCGCCGAGCAATTGCCGGGAACGGTCGGCTTCGTCGTTCCGGATCGCTTCCATCTCGTCTATCTCCTGTTCGCGCGCTCGGCGACCGCACTCGGTCTGCACGAGGGCACCGGCAGTCGCATCTCGATGGCCTCGACGGCCGCGGGCGCGGCCTACACCGCGGCCTTGTCGCCGGAAGTCGGCGATGCCTTCATCGCGGAGATGGAGCGCGAAGCGCCCGAGGCTGCGAAGATCCTCAAGCCCCGCATCGAGGCGAACAGGCAGTCGCTGCGTGAGCGCGGCTATGTCACGGCCTGCGGCCTGTGGAGCCCGCACATCAACGGACTCGCGGTGCCGATCTGGTCGCCGCAGTACCAGACCTTCGTGGTCATCACGATCGGTCTTCTCTCGTCGATGTACGACGAGGAGCGGCTGCACGCCGAAGTCGCACCATTGATGCTCGAACTCGGTCGCTCGCTCGGCAGTCTGGTGGAAGGCGCGGAAGGCGACGTCTTCAACAACCGCATCCCGCGTAAACCGGTCGCAATGGCCGTGCACAACAATAACAAGCCGATCCATTCGGAGGGAGTGAATGAACTGGAAGCCGGAACTCGACGAGCTCGCCCGGCGCGAAGCCTTCGCGCGGGAGATGGGCGGCGTTGA